In a single window of the Elaeis guineensis isolate ETL-2024a chromosome 6, EG11, whole genome shotgun sequence genome:
- the LOC105033236 gene encoding uncharacterized protein isoform X2, translating into MSLSIATQNVEFSHLSHQNITSTFDNLSASSEDCQNMEVEDDEEEEDVDFNPFLKGETLSEGSSGLSSDNEALFNKVKETLWSSDHQDASTSSRANVETHCCITDSGNEDEEIVMQTRHASEDANGSESISEKPITRELNTFVEEGGLTYYPEGCIKELRSGDGSDAVDDLTKEVFLGQSTSSLYPRNFQKPVIEINDEDCICKRTRAHHSLAHYTLEELEAFLQETDDDDDLQNADDEEEYRKFLAAVLLEGADNGQTGQEDENLDEDEENDADFEIEIEEALESELEESTNNNKGLSDKHEGDPQRPETRQKKRLKESTEKKKYFLGQAKMPLRPILPFVSNAQVAPFPSFGWQFYSPKSFTHGPPSFSGADLLNGFTTEQIGQLYCLIHEHVQLLIQVFSVCVLDPLRQEVAIQVQKIITEMVDKHEAALVCRKVPYPGTCFQPSNLRSSLHVNFHQIPEFSNWTPLIDNPVLSVLDVAPLRLAKSYMTDVSATVLRYRQNHVQDATDKDHLKRGPLFPLPMFPSHGETNNDFLGGAITTSSKTASPFSRDQEQPKKSLAATLVESTMKQSVALVPLDIARLAQRFYPLFNLALFPHKPPIPAVANRVLFTDAEDGLLAMGLMEYNNDWGAIQQHFLPCKTKHQIFVRQKNRSSSKAPENPIKAVRRMKTSPLTTDEKARICEGLKLFKHDWLSIWKFFVPHRDPSLLPRQWRIATGTQKSYKKSEDGKEKRRLYEAKRRKTKASIIDKQASLGLEVDNGTNSADDMDNEDEAFIHEAFLADSVHGSSHRACNDISFSNINKNNVQPTNVKLYKGTRSCENSAAGTNKSGAVHESVSSSKPSEKSRAPRHTLGSLPYQRRRRKGVRIVKLAPDLPPVNLPPSVRVISQSAFQSCHSGPSCSDIGNNERKKLVSRFPQAIKQDATMMNPSKQLSMSSENGLEVRYQQDGGTSGNQLAEENTSESDLQMHPLLFQAPEDQFSSYYSMNYYNTSIHHFFPGIQLQTNPNFGKSENFLRTTKHVDVTPHPKGPSSDLCTIDFHPLLQRTDGVSGDSTGISSINPLPGGLGAQGNSDKFNPPECILRKPLVDDSANNGASPGHQGKENKLDLDIHLCSVMDKEKTTSGEVTNEHQHIDSESPTLEQGMMESGMQADLPICHHKDNIPDVLVSKDSIISEQACFEKDVNSITVPSSPGSACQCTGDFHDESFPEIVMEQEELSDSEEESEHVEFECEEMDDSEEDKWDITHPSEIQNKGISAFAAVGEKIQTIHNQRQSRSLTQGSVDKDNNYGSPVQTHQGSCHGKLSRLNPTDGSAKRDGSHRSSPIVPHTRPGRSSKARSSKNSKGTHQPPSQTVNERKTVASRKPRKRPALN; encoded by the exons ATGTCATTATCTATTGCCACTCAAAATGTAGAATTCAGTCATCTTAGCCATCAGAATATTACCAGTACCTTTGACAATTTATCTGCAAGCAGTGAGGATTGTCAGAATATGGAAGTAGAGGATGATGAGGAAGAAGAGGATGTAGACTTCAATCCCTTTTTGAAAGGGGAAACCCTTTCAGAAGGATCATCTGGTTTGAGTTCAGACAATGAAGCTCTATTTAATAAGGTTAAGGAAACTCTTTGGAGCTCAGATCACCAGGATGCTAGCACATCATCCAGGGCAAATGTGGAGACACACTGTTGTATCACAGATTCTGGAAATGAGGATGAGGAGATTGTGATGCAAACTAGACATGCATCAGAAGATGCTAATGGAAGTGAGTCCATTTCAGAAAAACCAATCACAAGAGAACTAAATACTTTTGTTGAGGAGGGAGGTTTGACTTATTATCCTGAAGGATGCATCAAGGAACTGCGCTCTGGGGATGGAAGCGATGCTGTTGATGACCTGACAAAAGAAGTGTTTCTAGGCCAGAGTACAAGTTCTTTATATCCAAGAAATTTCCAGAAACCCGTTATAGAGATAAATGATGAGGATTGTATCTGCAAACGCACGAGAGCCCACCATTCCCTTGCACATTATACACTTGAAGAATTGGAGGCATTCCTTCAGGAaactgatgatgatgatgacctgCAAAATGCTGATGATGAAGAAGAATACCGCAAGTTTCTTGCTGCTGTTCTGCTTGAAGGAGCTGATAACGGACAGACAGGTCAGGAGGATGAAAATTTGGATGAAGATGAAGAGAATGATGCGGACTTTGAGATCGAAATTGAGGAGGCACTAGAAAGTGAACTTGAAGAAAGTACCAATAATAACAAAGGGCTGAGTGACAAGCATGAAGGAGATCCTCAGAGACCAGAAACCAGGCAGAAGAAACGTCTAAAGGAGTCTACtgaaaagaaaaagtattttctgGGGCAGGCAAAGATGCCATTGCGCCCTATATTGCCATTTGTCTCAAATGCACAAGTAGCACCTTTTCCATCCTTTGGGTGGCAGTTCTATTCTCCTAAAAGCTTTACTCATGGTCCACCATCATTTTCTGGAGCTGACTTACTCAATGGTTTTACAACTGAGCAAATAGGCCAGCTGTACTGTTTAATACATGAGCATGTTCAACTTCTTATTCAGGTTTTCTCTGTTtgtgttcttgatccattgcgaCAAGAAGTTGCAATTCAGGTCCAAAAGATCATTACAGAGATGGTTGATAAACATGAAGCAGCATTAGTCTGTAGAAAAGTTCCTTATCCTGGCACTTGCTTTCAACCTTCAAATCTTCGTTCATCACTGCATGTTAATTTTCATCAGATCCCTGAATTCTCTAATTGGACACCTTTAATCGATAATCCGGTGCTATCAGTTCTTGATGTTGCTCCACTTCGGTTGGCTAAGAGTTACATGACTGATGTTTCAGCCA CTGTGTTGAGGTATAGACAAAATCATGTGCAAGATGCAACTGACAAAGATCACTTGAAAAGAGGACCGCTTTTCCCACTGCCTATGTTTCCCTCTCATGGTGAAACAAATAATGATTTTCTTGGGGGAGCCATTACCACATCTTCAAAGACAGCTTCACCATTTTCTCGGGATCAAGAACAGCCTAAAAAGTCATTGGCTGCTACGCTTGTAGAAAGTACtatgaagcaatcagttgctcTTGTTCCACTGGATATTGCCAGATTGGCACAGAGGTTTTATCCTCTGTTTAATTTAGCACTATTTCCTCATAAGCCTCCCATACCGGCTGTTGCCAATCGTGTGCTTTTCACTGATGCAGAGGATGG ATTACTAGCAATGGGATTGATGGAGTACAATAATGACTGGGGAGCAATACAGCAACATTTTCTTCCTTGCAAAACCAAGCATCAG ATTTTTGTGAGACAGAAAAATCGTAGTTCCTCTAAAGCACCTGAGAATCCAATCAAA GCTGTACGACGCATGAAGACATCTCCATTAACTACAGATGAAAAAGCAAGGATCTGCGAG GGGCTTAAACTCTTTAAACATGATTGGTTGTCAATTTGGAAGTTTTTTGTTCCCCATAGAGATCCATCCTTGCTACCCCGACAGTGGAGGATTGCTACTGGAACACAGAAGTCGTACAAGAAAAGTGAAGATGGTAAAGAGAAAAGGAGATTATACGAAGCGAAACGAAGAAAAACCAAAGCTTCAATAATTGATAAGCAAGCTTCATTGGGATTGGAG GTTGATAATGGAACAAACAGTGCAGATGACATGGACAATGAAGATGAAGCTTTTATTCATGAAGCATTCTTGGCAGACTCAGTACATGGGAGTTCCCATCGTGCATGCAatgatatttctttttcaaaCATTAACAAAAACAATGTGCAGCCTACTAATGTGAAGCTGTACAAGGGCACTCGATCTTGTGAAAATTCTGCTGCTGGTACAAATAAAAGTGGAGCTGTGCATGAATCTGTATCATCTTCAAAGCCCTCAGAGA AATCAAGGGCTCCTAGACATACTTTAGGTTCACTGCCTTACCAAAGGCGTCGAAGAAAAGGTGTTCGGATCGTCAAATTGGCACCGGATTTGCCTCCTGTGAACCTTCCCCCATCTGTTCGTGTGATCTCTCAGTCAGCTTTCCAAAGTTGTCACAGTGGACCATCTTGTTCTGATATTGGCAATAATGAAAGAAAAAAGCTTGTTTCAAGGTTCCCACAAGCCATAAAACAAGATGCGACTATGATGAATCCCAGTAAGCAGTTATCTATGTCCTCAGAAAATGGCCTCGAAGTTAGATATCAACAAGATGGGGGGACCTCTGGGAATCAGTTGGCTGAAGAAAATACTTCTGAATCAGATCTCCAGATGCACCCTTTACTATTTCAGGCACCTGAAGATCAATTTTCATCATATTATTCAATGAACTACTATAATACAAGCATTCACCATTTCTTCCCAGGGATACAACTTCAAACCAATCCCAATTTCGGTAAGTCTGAAAATTTTCTTAGGACAACCAAGCATGTTGATGTGACACCACATCCAAAAGGGCCATCATCAGATTTGTGTACTATTGACTTTCATCCACTCCTGCAAAGAACTGATGGTGTAAGTGGCGACTCTACTGGTATCTCTTCCATTAATCCATTACCTGGTGGTTTGGGAGCACAAGGCAATAGTGACAAATTTAATCCACCCGAATGTATCTTGAGAAAACCCCTGGTTGATGATTCAGCAAATAATGGAGCATCTCCAGGTCATCAAGGAAAGGAAAATAAACTTGATCTGGATATTCACTTATGTTCTGTGATGGACAAGGAAAAGACTACCAGCGGCGAAGTTACAAATGAACATCAGCATATCGATTCAGAGAGTCCGACTTTGGAGCAAGGAATGATGGAGAGTGGTATGCAAGCTGATTTGCCAATCTGCCACCATAAAGATAATATTCCTGATGTTTTAGTTTCTAAGGATTCAATTATAAGTGAACAAGCATGCTTTGAGAAGGATGTCAATTCTATAACAGTACCATCTAGTCCGGGTAGTGCATGTCAATGCACAGGAGATTTTCATGATGAGTCTTTTCCAGAGATCGTAATGGAACAGGAAGAATTAAGTGATTCTGAGGAAGAAAGTGAACATGTGGAGTTTGAATGTGAGGAGATGGATGATTcagaagaagacaagtgggacATCACACACCCTTCTGAAATTCAGAATAAG
- the LOC105033236 gene encoding uncharacterized protein isoform X1: MSLSIATQNVEFSHLSHQNITSTFDNLSASSEDCQNMEVEDDEEEEDVDFNPFLKGETLSEGSSGLSSDNEALFNKVKETLWSSDHQDASTSSRANVETHCCITDSGNEDEEIVMQTRHASEDANGSESISEKPITRELNTFVEEGGLTYYPEGCIKELRSGDGSDAVDDLTKEVFLGQSTSSLYPRNFQKPVIEINDEDCICKRTRAHHSLAHYTLEELEAFLQETDDDDDLQNADDEEEYRKFLAAVLLEGADNGQTGQEDENLDEDEENDADFEIEIEEALESELEESTNNNKGLSDKHEGDPQRPETRQKKRLKESTEKKKYFLGQAKMPLRPILPFVSNAQVAPFPSFGWQFYSPKSFTHGPPSFSGADLLNGFTTEQIGQLYCLIHEHVQLLIQVFSVCVLDPLRQEVAIQVQKIITEMVDKHEAALVCRKVPYPGTCFQPSNLRSSLHVNFHQIPEFSNWTPLIDNPVLSVLDVAPLRLAKSYMTDVSATVLRYRQNHVQDATDKDHLKRGPLFPLPMFPSHGETNNDFLGGAITTSSKTASPFSRDQEQPKKSLAATLVESTMKQSVALVPLDIARLAQRFYPLFNLALFPHKPPIPAVANRVLFTDAEDGLLAMGLMEYNNDWGAIQQHFLPCKTKHQIFVRQKNRSSSKAPENPIKAVRRMKTSPLTTDEKARICEGLKLFKHDWLSIWKFFVPHRDPSLLPRQWRIATGTQKSYKKSEDGKEKRRLYEAKRRKTKASIIDKQASLGLEVDNGTNSADDMDNEDEAFIHEAFLADSVHGSSHRACNDISFSNINKNNVQPTNVKLYKGTRSCENSAAGTNKSGAVHESVSSSKPSESMHLLSHWSGSKCSASYVISSKHLSSISESRAPRHTLGSLPYQRRRRKGVRIVKLAPDLPPVNLPPSVRVISQSAFQSCHSGPSCSDIGNNERKKLVSRFPQAIKQDATMMNPSKQLSMSSENGLEVRYQQDGGTSGNQLAEENTSESDLQMHPLLFQAPEDQFSSYYSMNYYNTSIHHFFPGIQLQTNPNFGKSENFLRTTKHVDVTPHPKGPSSDLCTIDFHPLLQRTDGVSGDSTGISSINPLPGGLGAQGNSDKFNPPECILRKPLVDDSANNGASPGHQGKENKLDLDIHLCSVMDKEKTTSGEVTNEHQHIDSESPTLEQGMMESGMQADLPICHHKDNIPDVLVSKDSIISEQACFEKDVNSITVPSSPGSACQCTGDFHDESFPEIVMEQEELSDSEEESEHVEFECEEMDDSEEDKWDITHPSEIQNKGISAFAAVGEKIQTIHNQRQSRSLTQGSVDKDNNYGSPVQTHQGSCHGKLSRLNPTDGSAKRDGSHRSSPIVPHTRPGRSSKARSSKNSKGTHQPPSQTVNERKTVASRKPRKRPALN, translated from the exons ATGTCATTATCTATTGCCACTCAAAATGTAGAATTCAGTCATCTTAGCCATCAGAATATTACCAGTACCTTTGACAATTTATCTGCAAGCAGTGAGGATTGTCAGAATATGGAAGTAGAGGATGATGAGGAAGAAGAGGATGTAGACTTCAATCCCTTTTTGAAAGGGGAAACCCTTTCAGAAGGATCATCTGGTTTGAGTTCAGACAATGAAGCTCTATTTAATAAGGTTAAGGAAACTCTTTGGAGCTCAGATCACCAGGATGCTAGCACATCATCCAGGGCAAATGTGGAGACACACTGTTGTATCACAGATTCTGGAAATGAGGATGAGGAGATTGTGATGCAAACTAGACATGCATCAGAAGATGCTAATGGAAGTGAGTCCATTTCAGAAAAACCAATCACAAGAGAACTAAATACTTTTGTTGAGGAGGGAGGTTTGACTTATTATCCTGAAGGATGCATCAAGGAACTGCGCTCTGGGGATGGAAGCGATGCTGTTGATGACCTGACAAAAGAAGTGTTTCTAGGCCAGAGTACAAGTTCTTTATATCCAAGAAATTTCCAGAAACCCGTTATAGAGATAAATGATGAGGATTGTATCTGCAAACGCACGAGAGCCCACCATTCCCTTGCACATTATACACTTGAAGAATTGGAGGCATTCCTTCAGGAaactgatgatgatgatgacctgCAAAATGCTGATGATGAAGAAGAATACCGCAAGTTTCTTGCTGCTGTTCTGCTTGAAGGAGCTGATAACGGACAGACAGGTCAGGAGGATGAAAATTTGGATGAAGATGAAGAGAATGATGCGGACTTTGAGATCGAAATTGAGGAGGCACTAGAAAGTGAACTTGAAGAAAGTACCAATAATAACAAAGGGCTGAGTGACAAGCATGAAGGAGATCCTCAGAGACCAGAAACCAGGCAGAAGAAACGTCTAAAGGAGTCTACtgaaaagaaaaagtattttctgGGGCAGGCAAAGATGCCATTGCGCCCTATATTGCCATTTGTCTCAAATGCACAAGTAGCACCTTTTCCATCCTTTGGGTGGCAGTTCTATTCTCCTAAAAGCTTTACTCATGGTCCACCATCATTTTCTGGAGCTGACTTACTCAATGGTTTTACAACTGAGCAAATAGGCCAGCTGTACTGTTTAATACATGAGCATGTTCAACTTCTTATTCAGGTTTTCTCTGTTtgtgttcttgatccattgcgaCAAGAAGTTGCAATTCAGGTCCAAAAGATCATTACAGAGATGGTTGATAAACATGAAGCAGCATTAGTCTGTAGAAAAGTTCCTTATCCTGGCACTTGCTTTCAACCTTCAAATCTTCGTTCATCACTGCATGTTAATTTTCATCAGATCCCTGAATTCTCTAATTGGACACCTTTAATCGATAATCCGGTGCTATCAGTTCTTGATGTTGCTCCACTTCGGTTGGCTAAGAGTTACATGACTGATGTTTCAGCCA CTGTGTTGAGGTATAGACAAAATCATGTGCAAGATGCAACTGACAAAGATCACTTGAAAAGAGGACCGCTTTTCCCACTGCCTATGTTTCCCTCTCATGGTGAAACAAATAATGATTTTCTTGGGGGAGCCATTACCACATCTTCAAAGACAGCTTCACCATTTTCTCGGGATCAAGAACAGCCTAAAAAGTCATTGGCTGCTACGCTTGTAGAAAGTACtatgaagcaatcagttgctcTTGTTCCACTGGATATTGCCAGATTGGCACAGAGGTTTTATCCTCTGTTTAATTTAGCACTATTTCCTCATAAGCCTCCCATACCGGCTGTTGCCAATCGTGTGCTTTTCACTGATGCAGAGGATGG ATTACTAGCAATGGGATTGATGGAGTACAATAATGACTGGGGAGCAATACAGCAACATTTTCTTCCTTGCAAAACCAAGCATCAG ATTTTTGTGAGACAGAAAAATCGTAGTTCCTCTAAAGCACCTGAGAATCCAATCAAA GCTGTACGACGCATGAAGACATCTCCATTAACTACAGATGAAAAAGCAAGGATCTGCGAG GGGCTTAAACTCTTTAAACATGATTGGTTGTCAATTTGGAAGTTTTTTGTTCCCCATAGAGATCCATCCTTGCTACCCCGACAGTGGAGGATTGCTACTGGAACACAGAAGTCGTACAAGAAAAGTGAAGATGGTAAAGAGAAAAGGAGATTATACGAAGCGAAACGAAGAAAAACCAAAGCTTCAATAATTGATAAGCAAGCTTCATTGGGATTGGAG GTTGATAATGGAACAAACAGTGCAGATGACATGGACAATGAAGATGAAGCTTTTATTCATGAAGCATTCTTGGCAGACTCAGTACATGGGAGTTCCCATCGTGCATGCAatgatatttctttttcaaaCATTAACAAAAACAATGTGCAGCCTACTAATGTGAAGCTGTACAAGGGCACTCGATCTTGTGAAAATTCTGCTGCTGGTACAAATAAAAGTGGAGCTGTGCATGAATCTGTATCATCTTCAAAGCCCTCAGAGAGTATGCATCTTTTATCTCATTGGTCTGGTAGCAAATGCAGTGCATCTTATGTGATTTCTTCCAAGCATTTGTCTTCCATTTCAGAATCAAGGGCTCCTAGACATACTTTAGGTTCACTGCCTTACCAAAGGCGTCGAAGAAAAGGTGTTCGGATCGTCAAATTGGCACCGGATTTGCCTCCTGTGAACCTTCCCCCATCTGTTCGTGTGATCTCTCAGTCAGCTTTCCAAAGTTGTCACAGTGGACCATCTTGTTCTGATATTGGCAATAATGAAAGAAAAAAGCTTGTTTCAAGGTTCCCACAAGCCATAAAACAAGATGCGACTATGATGAATCCCAGTAAGCAGTTATCTATGTCCTCAGAAAATGGCCTCGAAGTTAGATATCAACAAGATGGGGGGACCTCTGGGAATCAGTTGGCTGAAGAAAATACTTCTGAATCAGATCTCCAGATGCACCCTTTACTATTTCAGGCACCTGAAGATCAATTTTCATCATATTATTCAATGAACTACTATAATACAAGCATTCACCATTTCTTCCCAGGGATACAACTTCAAACCAATCCCAATTTCGGTAAGTCTGAAAATTTTCTTAGGACAACCAAGCATGTTGATGTGACACCACATCCAAAAGGGCCATCATCAGATTTGTGTACTATTGACTTTCATCCACTCCTGCAAAGAACTGATGGTGTAAGTGGCGACTCTACTGGTATCTCTTCCATTAATCCATTACCTGGTGGTTTGGGAGCACAAGGCAATAGTGACAAATTTAATCCACCCGAATGTATCTTGAGAAAACCCCTGGTTGATGATTCAGCAAATAATGGAGCATCTCCAGGTCATCAAGGAAAGGAAAATAAACTTGATCTGGATATTCACTTATGTTCTGTGATGGACAAGGAAAAGACTACCAGCGGCGAAGTTACAAATGAACATCAGCATATCGATTCAGAGAGTCCGACTTTGGAGCAAGGAATGATGGAGAGTGGTATGCAAGCTGATTTGCCAATCTGCCACCATAAAGATAATATTCCTGATGTTTTAGTTTCTAAGGATTCAATTATAAGTGAACAAGCATGCTTTGAGAAGGATGTCAATTCTATAACAGTACCATCTAGTCCGGGTAGTGCATGTCAATGCACAGGAGATTTTCATGATGAGTCTTTTCCAGAGATCGTAATGGAACAGGAAGAATTAAGTGATTCTGAGGAAGAAAGTGAACATGTGGAGTTTGAATGTGAGGAGATGGATGATTcagaagaagacaagtgggacATCACACACCCTTCTGAAATTCAGAATAAG